The Collimonas fungivorans Ter331 genome has a segment encoding these proteins:
- a CDS encoding N-acetylmuramoyl-L-alanine amidase produces MFISFSFFTGIRDAVPWRTRSWLVKLMLLMTLMIAVSGATAAATPASPDKTRQVQLEAELTGELQRVVNAQRRIEGQGRDVVVSVRFVRDDRQQLGLVIDLSEAYVPQGALYFGAEMEDLTSELANIASEFLRNIIVISGVDIRFGGKDIYDYFPAESRFALFSGRGASAPVTAATIVSAAGHGIYYHYGFKDWRAQRDPSNGITEDFITPDYATELSLWLEKRSDIAAKFPRSNTTAEHGPSGQPWDEIGARYNLQLIYPENPNLWHSLPDTTGNLRERNEDIRSRPLFANHIGADAIFHLHTNAADQAASGVRAIYHTGRSADQRLANNVLCYMKELIQAKEMYKNYPVPSQSEKRNNLGENRLATMPSVIIEAGFHTNPSDAAALKDPVFRTAAMKGVEKGYRLTAEDKGCEPFKIDRIPDTSGMQNTYIPVEVHYQGYPQFAVTAKVEVVSCPGGWTCSGGELEYPDHEDTPLVYEVMCNGIWWSPATFRFKTSLSDLDGVSPAAVEHTMTCLPPGIRGNSGTGGRPSISLRPQKAR; encoded by the coding sequence ATGTTTATTTCATTTTCTTTTTTCACCGGCATTCGCGACGCTGTGCCGTGGCGCACCAGGTCGTGGCTGGTCAAGTTGATGCTGTTGATGACCTTGATGATTGCCGTGTCCGGCGCGACAGCGGCTGCAACGCCGGCATCTCCGGACAAAACCCGGCAGGTTCAGCTTGAAGCCGAGCTGACGGGCGAGCTGCAACGTGTTGTCAACGCGCAGCGGCGCATCGAAGGGCAAGGGCGGGATGTTGTTGTAAGCGTCAGATTCGTTCGTGACGACAGGCAGCAGTTGGGGCTTGTGATCGATTTGAGCGAGGCGTATGTGCCGCAGGGCGCACTCTACTTTGGCGCCGAGATGGAGGATTTGACGAGCGAATTGGCAAATATTGCCAGTGAGTTTCTGCGGAATATCATTGTTATTTCAGGTGTGGATATTCGTTTCGGTGGAAAGGATATCTATGATTATTTTCCGGCCGAAAGTCGTTTTGCGCTGTTTTCCGGCAGAGGTGCTTCTGCACCGGTAACTGCCGCGACGATTGTATCTGCTGCCGGTCACGGTATCTATTATCACTATGGATTCAAAGACTGGCGTGCCCAGCGCGATCCTAGTAACGGTATTACGGAGGATTTCATCACTCCGGATTATGCGACTGAACTATCGCTGTGGCTGGAAAAACGTAGCGACATTGCAGCAAAATTCCCGCGCTCAAATACTACCGCCGAACACGGGCCAAGCGGTCAGCCTTGGGATGAGATTGGGGCCCGCTATAATTTGCAGTTGATTTATCCAGAAAATCCGAATCTCTGGCATTCGTTACCCGATACCACCGGCAATTTGCGTGAGCGGAACGAGGATATCCGCAGTCGACCATTGTTCGCCAATCACATTGGTGCTGATGCGATTTTCCATCTGCACACGAATGCGGCTGACCAGGCCGCCAGCGGAGTACGGGCGATATACCATACCGGACGCTCTGCTGATCAGCGGCTAGCGAATAATGTTCTATGTTATATGAAGGAGCTAATCCAAGCGAAGGAGATGTATAAGAATTATCCGGTGCCGAGTCAATCTGAAAAGCGGAACAATTTGGGCGAAAATAGGCTGGCCACCATGCCCTCGGTCATCATTGAAGCAGGTTTCCATACCAATCCCAGCGATGCGGCAGCGCTCAAGGACCCGGTATTTCGGACAGCGGCGATGAAAGGCGTAGAAAAAGGTTACCGGCTCACTGCCGAAGACAAGGGCTGTGAACCATTCAAGATTGACCGCATTCCGGATACGAGCGGCATGCAGAATACCTACATTCCGGTCGAGGTGCATTACCAGGGGTATCCGCAGTTTGCGGTGACAGCGAAAGTGGAAGTCGTGAGCTGCCCGGGCGGCTGGACTTGCAGCGGTGGCGAACTGGAGTATCCGGACCATGAGGATACGCCGTTGGTCTATGAAGTCATGTGTAACGGCATATGGTGGTCACCGGCGACTTTCCGCTTCAAGACTAGCTTGAGCGATCTGGATGGCGTCAGCCCCGCCGCGGTTGAACATACTATGACTTGCCTGCCGCCAGGGATTCGGGGCAACAGCGGGACCGGTGGGAGGCCAAGCATCAGCCTCCGTCCGCAAAAGGCACGTTAA
- the betI gene encoding transcriptional regulator BetI: MFWESALRKRNEMLPLRRKQLIQATLEVIDRVGLADATIALIAKQAGLSTGIISHYFGDKSGLLEATMRQILRDLREDTMRRRGELAQDSAAAHLRAIVDANFNDSQVSGPVMKTWLAFWSSSMHQESLRRLQHVNDQRLRSNLCCQFLRELPLPQARQAARGLAAMIDGLWLRGSLSGTAFDADAARQLAYEYLDYQLAKKSDAAANAATT, from the coding sequence ATGTTTTGGGAGAGTGCGTTGAGGAAAAGAAACGAGATGCTGCCGCTGCGCCGCAAGCAGCTGATCCAGGCTACGCTGGAAGTAATAGACCGGGTTGGGCTGGCGGACGCAACCATTGCGCTGATCGCCAAACAAGCCGGTTTGTCGACCGGCATCATCAGCCATTATTTCGGCGACAAGAGCGGTTTGCTGGAAGCCACCATGCGCCAGATCCTGCGCGATTTGCGGGAGGACACCATGCGCCGCCGCGGCGAACTGGCGCAAGACAGCGCAGCGGCGCATTTGCGCGCCATCGTCGACGCCAACTTCAACGACAGCCAGGTCAGCGGCCCTGTCATGAAAACCTGGCTGGCATTCTGGTCGTCCAGCATGCACCAGGAATCGCTGCGCAGGCTGCAGCACGTGAATGACCAGCGCCTGCGCTCCAACCTGTGCTGCCAGTTCCTGCGCGAACTGCCGCTGCCACAGGCGCGCCAGGCCGCACGCGGCCTGGCCGCGATGATCGACGGCTTGTGGCTGCGCGGTTCGTTGTCCGGCACGGCCTTCGACGCCGACGCCGCCCGGCAGCTGGCCTATGAATACCTGGATTACCAACTGGCGAAGAAAAGCGATGCCGCTGCAAACGCCGCAACGACCTGA
- a CDS encoding solute carrier family 23 protein translates to MAASYFPKWRLRASTADGQGQVIAADERLPWPQTFAMGVQHVVAMFGSTVLAPLLMGFDPNLAIFMSGIGTLLFFVLVGGRVPSYLGSSFSFIGLVIAVSAYGGHGLNPNLGVALGGIIACGVLYALIGLLVMAIGTRWIETLMPPVVTGAVVAVIGLNLAPIAIKGVSGNNFDAWMALGTVLCVGGVAVFARGMLQRLLILVGLMLAYVIYAVLTNGAGLGKPIDFGMVAQAAWFGIPHFSAPVFKADAMALLAPVAIILVAENLGHIKAVAAMTGQNLDKYMGRAFVGDGLATIVSGSVGGTGVTTYAENIGVMAVTKIYSTLVFVVAACLAIILGFSPKFGAVIQTIPGAVLGGVSIVVFGLIAVSGARIWVENKVDFSNNRNLIVAAVTLVLGAGDFTLKLGQFSLGGIGTATFGAIILHALLRERKA, encoded by the coding sequence ATGGCGGCTTCTTATTTTCCCAAATGGCGCCTGCGCGCCAGCACTGCGGACGGGCAGGGCCAGGTCATCGCAGCCGACGAGCGTTTGCCGTGGCCGCAGACTTTCGCCATGGGGGTGCAGCACGTGGTGGCGATGTTCGGTTCGACCGTGCTGGCGCCGCTGCTCATGGGTTTCGATCCGAACCTGGCGATTTTCATGTCGGGCATCGGCACCTTGCTGTTCTTCGTGCTGGTCGGCGGTCGGGTGCCGAGCTACCTCGGCTCCAGCTTTTCGTTCATCGGCCTGGTCATCGCGGTCAGCGCTTACGGCGGCCACGGCCTTAATCCCAACCTCGGGGTGGCGCTGGGCGGCATCATTGCCTGCGGCGTGCTGTACGCGCTGATCGGCCTGCTGGTGATGGCGATCGGCACGCGCTGGATCGAAACCCTGATGCCGCCGGTAGTTACCGGCGCGGTGGTGGCAGTGATCGGCTTGAACCTGGCGCCGATTGCGATCAAGGGCGTCAGCGGCAACAACTTCGATGCCTGGATGGCGCTGGGGACGGTGTTGTGCGTAGGCGGCGTCGCCGTGTTTGCGCGCGGCATGCTGCAGCGCCTGCTGATCCTGGTCGGCCTGATGCTGGCCTATGTGATTTATGCGGTGCTGACCAATGGCGCCGGCCTTGGCAAGCCGATCGATTTCGGCATGGTTGCGCAAGCCGCCTGGTTCGGCATCCCGCATTTCTCGGCGCCGGTATTCAAGGCCGATGCGATGGCTTTGCTGGCGCCGGTTGCGATCATCCTGGTGGCGGAAAATCTTGGCCATATCAAGGCGGTAGCCGCCATGACCGGGCAGAACCTCGACAAGTACATGGGCCGCGCTTTTGTCGGCGACGGCCTGGCGACCATCGTATCGGGCAGCGTCGGCGGCACCGGCGTCACCACTTACGCCGAGAATATCGGCGTGATGGCGGTCACCAAGATTTATTCGACGCTGGTGTTTGTGGTGGCAGCTTGCCTGGCGATCATCCTTGGTTTCTCGCCGAAGTTCGGCGCCGTGATCCAGACCATTCCTGGCGCGGTGCTGGGCGGCGTATCGATCGTGGTGTTCGGCCTGATCGCGGTATCGGGCGCACGCATCTGGGTTGAAAACAAGGTCGACTTTTCCAACAACCGCAACCTGATCGTTGCCGCCGTGACGCTGGTGCTGGGCGCCGGCGACTTTACCTTGAAGCTTGGCCAGTTCTCGCTAGGCGGCATCGGCACCGCGACTTTCGGCGCGATCATCCTGCATGCTTTGCTGAGAGAGAGGAAAGCATAG
- a CDS encoding XRE family transcriptional regulator: MVRKFVELAEKMSPASRARSDAKFEALIREMPLHELRRARGLSQKALAALLHIEQPAIAKLEWRADMYISSLRAHIEAMHGELEIIARFPSGAVTIKNFTALEFSET; the protein is encoded by the coding sequence ATGGTTAGAAAATTCGTCGAACTGGCGGAAAAAATGTCGCCCGCCTCGCGTGCGCGTTCGGACGCGAAATTCGAGGCCCTGATCCGGGAAATGCCTTTGCATGAACTGCGGCGCGCTCGCGGCCTGTCGCAAAAGGCCCTGGCCGCACTACTGCATATCGAACAGCCGGCGATTGCGAAGCTTGAATGGCGCGCCGACATGTATATTTCCTCGTTGCGCGCCCACATTGAGGCAATGCACGGAGAGCTGGAAATCATTGCCAGATTTCCTAGTGGAGCAGTAACGATCAAGAATTTCACGGCACTGGAATTCTCTGAGACCTGA
- the betA gene encoding choline dehydrogenase, with protein MQQAKEYDYIIIGAGSAGNVLATRLTEDADTSVLLLEAGGPDYRFDFRTQMPAALAFPLQGRRYNWAYETDPEPHMNNRRMECGRGKGLGGSSLINGMCYIRGNALDYDHWAKREGLENWSYLDCLPYFKKAETRDIGGNDYHGGDGPLSVTTPKSGNNVLYHAMVEAGVQAGYPRTDDLNGYQQEGFGPMDRTTTPRGRRASTARGYLDQARARPNLTIVTHALTDRILFSGKRAVGVAYLHNDQPQTAQARREVLLCSGAIASPQILQRSGVGPAALLRQHDIPVVLDLPGVGANLQDHLEIYQQYECKQPVSLAPALKPWNQPQIGAEWLLMGTGIGASNQFEAGGFIRSDDSFEWPNIQYHFLPVAINYNGSNPIRVHSFQAHMGSMRSPSRGRIHLRSKDPRQHPSILFNYMSTEQDWQEFRNGIRITRDIIAQQALSAYAGREISPGVQVQTDAELDAFVRQHAETAFHPSCSNAMGYDEMAVVDNQGRVHGMEGLRVVDASIMPLITTGNLNAPTIMIAEKIADCIRGRQPLARLEVPYYVAGGKPARQG; from the coding sequence ATGCAGCAAGCAAAAGAATACGACTACATCATCATCGGCGCCGGTTCGGCCGGCAACGTCCTGGCTACGCGCCTGACTGAAGACGCGGATACCAGCGTGCTGTTGCTGGAAGCCGGCGGCCCCGACTACCGCTTCGATTTCCGCACCCAGATGCCGGCGGCGCTGGCGTTTCCGCTGCAAGGGCGGCGTTATAACTGGGCTTATGAAACCGATCCTGAACCGCACATGAACAACCGCCGCATGGAATGCGGCCGCGGCAAGGGCCTGGGCGGTTCGTCGCTGATCAACGGCATGTGCTACATCCGCGGCAATGCGCTGGATTACGATCACTGGGCCAAGCGGGAAGGGCTGGAAAACTGGTCTTACCTGGATTGCCTGCCGTACTTCAAGAAAGCCGAAACGCGCGACATCGGCGGCAACGATTACCACGGCGGCGACGGCCCGCTCAGCGTGACCACGCCGAAGAGCGGCAACAATGTGCTCTACCATGCGATGGTGGAGGCCGGCGTCCAAGCCGGTTATCCGCGCACCGACGACCTCAACGGCTACCAGCAGGAAGGTTTTGGTCCGATGGACCGCACCACCACGCCGCGAGGGCGGCGCGCCAGCACTGCGCGCGGTTACCTGGACCAGGCGCGGGCGCGGCCCAACCTGACCATCGTCACCCACGCTTTGACGGACCGCATACTGTTTTCCGGCAAGCGCGCCGTCGGCGTCGCCTACCTGCATAACGACCAGCCGCAGACTGCGCAAGCGCGGCGCGAAGTGCTGCTCTGTTCCGGCGCGATCGCTTCGCCGCAAATCCTGCAGCGCTCCGGCGTCGGCCCGGCTGCGCTGCTGCGCCAGCACGATATTCCGGTGGTGCTGGACTTGCCTGGCGTCGGCGCCAACCTGCAGGACCACCTGGAAATTTACCAGCAGTACGAATGCAAGCAGCCGGTCTCGCTGGCGCCGGCGTTGAAACCTTGGAACCAGCCGCAAATCGGCGCCGAGTGGCTGCTGATGGGAACCGGCATCGGCGCCAGCAATCAGTTCGAAGCCGGCGGTTTCATCCGCAGCGACGACAGTTTCGAATGGCCGAACATCCAGTATCACTTCCTGCCGGTAGCGATCAACTACAACGGCAGCAATCCGATCAGGGTGCACAGCTTCCAGGCGCACATGGGATCGATGCGTTCGCCCAGCCGCGGCCGTATCCACCTGCGCTCGAAAGATCCGCGCCAGCATCCGAGCATTCTGTTCAACTACATGTCGACCGAACAGGATTGGCAGGAATTCCGCAACGGCATCCGCATCACGCGCGACATCATCGCGCAGCAGGCATTGTCGGCCTATGCCGGACGCGAGATTTCACCTGGCGTCCAGGTGCAGACAGATGCCGAACTGGATGCTTTCGTGCGCCAGCACGCGGAAACCGCTTTCCACCCGTCCTGCTCCAACGCCATGGGCTACGACGAGATGGCGGTAGTGGATAACCAGGGGCGGGTGCACGGCATGGAAGGCCTGCGGGTGGTGGATGCATCGATCATGCCGCTGATTACCACCGGCAACCTGAATGCGCCGACCATCATGATCGCGGAAAAAATCGCCGACTGCATCCGCGGCCGGCAACCGCTGGCGCGGCTGGAAGTGCCTTATTACGTCGCTGGCGGCAAGCCGGCGCGACAGGGCTGA
- a CDS encoding DUF3563 family protein: protein MTSIAAFFKRVGTAYERSEAARKEAYLAEAVDLYDLEYRMQRLDRESAQTAAWIKGF from the coding sequence TTGACCAGCATCGCCGCTTTTTTCAAGCGTGTCGGCACTGCCTACGAGCGTTCGGAAGCAGCACGCAAGGAAGCTTACCTGGCAGAAGCCGTCGACCTGTACGACCTGGAATACCGCATGCAACGCCTGGACCGTGAAAGCGCCCAGACTGCAGCGTGGATCAAGGGTTTCTAA
- the sbcB gene encoding exodeoxyribonuclease I, which yields MSTHTFLWHDYETFGVQPRRDRPAQFAAIRTDAELNEIGEPIMLYCQPANDFLPDPQSCLITGITPQQCLERGIPEYQFAAQIEKAFSEAGTIGVGYNTIRFDDEVTRFLFWRNLIDPYAREWQNQCGRWDILDVVRTAYALRPEGIQWPVNDEGRPSFRLELLTKANGLSHEAAHDALSDVRATIALARLIRQHQPKLFDFCLALHKKDRAGAEIGLPTPRPFLHISGMFPAEQGCLAVMWPLGVHPTNKNEILAWDLAFDPSELFSLDADTVRTRLFSKSADLPEGVTRLPLKSVHLNKSPMVINKLQTLSADMTTRWGIDIPLALRHAEIAAQAPDLSGLWRQVFQRPEEAASDVDEDLYGGFVGNNDRRKLNDLRAMPPQKLAAARVSFDDQRLEELAFRYRARNFPDTLTPEEQERWDEHRAARLFDGEGKARTVDMLFEEIDQLSETADERGEEILGALYDYAEMIAPARE from the coding sequence ATGTCCACGCATACCTTCCTCTGGCACGACTACGAAACTTTCGGCGTCCAGCCGCGACGCGACCGCCCGGCCCAATTTGCGGCGATCCGCACGGATGCCGAACTGAATGAGATCGGCGAGCCGATCATGTTGTATTGCCAACCAGCAAATGACTTTCTGCCGGATCCGCAATCCTGCCTGATCACCGGCATCACGCCGCAGCAATGCCTGGAGCGAGGTATTCCCGAATACCAGTTCGCGGCCCAGATCGAAAAAGCGTTTTCCGAAGCCGGCACAATCGGCGTCGGCTACAACACGATCCGCTTCGACGACGAGGTCACCCGTTTCCTGTTCTGGCGCAACCTGATCGATCCCTATGCGCGCGAATGGCAGAACCAGTGCGGCCGCTGGGATATCCTGGACGTGGTGCGCACCGCCTATGCCTTGCGGCCGGAGGGCATCCAATGGCCGGTCAACGACGAAGGACGGCCCAGTTTCCGCCTTGAACTGCTGACCAAGGCCAACGGCCTCAGCCACGAAGCGGCGCATGACGCGCTGTCCGACGTGCGGGCGACCATTGCGCTGGCGCGCCTGATCCGGCAACACCAGCCGAAACTGTTCGATTTTTGCCTGGCGCTGCACAAGAAAGACCGCGCCGGCGCTGAAATCGGCTTGCCGACGCCGCGGCCGTTCCTGCATATTTCCGGCATGTTCCCGGCCGAGCAGGGCTGCCTGGCCGTTATGTGGCCGCTCGGCGTGCATCCCACCAACAAGAACGAAATACTGGCCTGGGACCTGGCGTTCGATCCCAGCGAGCTGTTTTCCCTGGATGCCGATACCGTGCGCACCCGGCTGTTCAGCAAGTCCGCCGACCTGCCGGAAGGCGTAACGCGCCTGCCCTTGAAATCGGTGCACCTGAACAAATCGCCGATGGTGATCAACAAGCTGCAAACCCTCTCGGCCGACATGACCACGCGCTGGGGTATAGATATCCCGCTGGCGTTGCGCCATGCGGAAATTGCAGCGCAAGCCCCTGACCTCAGCGGCCTGTGGCGCCAGGTATTCCAGCGTCCGGAGGAAGCGGCAAGCGATGTCGATGAAGACTTGTACGGCGGTTTTGTCGGCAACAACGACAGGCGCAAGCTAAATGACTTGCGCGCCATGCCGCCGCAAAAACTGGCGGCGGCCCGCGTCAGTTTTGACGACCAGCGCCTGGAAGAACTGGCCTTCCGCTACCGCGCCCGCAATTTCCCCGACACCCTGACACCAGAAGAACAGGAACGTTGGGACGAACACCGCGCCGCCCGCCTGTTCGACGGCGAAGGCAAGGCGCGCACGGTCGACATGCTGTTTGAGGAGATAGACCAGCTGTCGGAAACGGCCGACGAGCGCGGCGAAGAAATCCTCGGCGCGCTGTATGACTATGCAGAGATGATCGCGCCGGCGCGCGAATAG
- the betB gene encoding betaine-aldehyde dehydrogenase, translating to MPVFKQQQLYIGGRRVDAGGSDTFQTINPANGEVLAEVQRATKADVDRAVASAQEGQRVWAAQTAMQRSRVLRRAVAILRERNDELAELETLDTGKALSETRAVDIVTGADVLEYYAGLVPSIEGTQIPLRESSFVYTRREPLGVVAGIGAWNYPIQIALWKSAPALAAGNAMIFKPSEVTPLSTLKLAEIYTEAGLPDGVFNVLTGSGREVGTWLTEHAGIEKISFTGGTATGKKVMASASSSTLKDVTMELGGKSPLIVFADADLERAADVAVMANFYSSGQVCTNGTRVFVHSSIKQAFEAKVLERVARIRLGNPLEMNTNFGPLVSFPHMDSVLSYIESGLAEGARLLIGGKREVSGAYASGAYVQPTVFTDCRDDMKIVREEIFGPVMSILSFDEEDEVIRRANDTEYGLAAGLMTENLSRAHRVIHQLEAGICWINTWGESAAEMPVGGYKQSGVGRENGLTTLEHYTRIKSIQVELGAYTSVF from the coding sequence ATGCCTGTTTTCAAGCAACAGCAACTGTATATCGGCGGCCGCCGGGTCGATGCCGGCGGCAGCGATACTTTCCAGACCATCAATCCTGCCAATGGCGAAGTGCTGGCGGAAGTCCAGCGCGCCACCAAGGCCGACGTCGACCGCGCCGTCGCCAGCGCGCAAGAAGGGCAGCGCGTATGGGCCGCGCAAACCGCCATGCAGCGTTCGCGCGTATTGCGCCGTGCGGTAGCCATCCTGCGTGAACGCAATGATGAACTGGCCGAACTGGAAACCCTGGATACCGGCAAGGCGCTGTCGGAAACGCGCGCAGTCGACATCGTCACCGGCGCCGACGTGCTGGAATACTATGCCGGCCTGGTGCCGTCGATCGAAGGCACGCAGATTCCCTTGCGCGAAAGCTCGTTTGTCTACACCCGCCGCGAGCCGCTGGGGGTAGTGGCCGGCATCGGCGCCTGGAACTATCCGATCCAGATCGCCTTGTGGAAATCGGCGCCGGCGCTGGCGGCCGGCAACGCGATGATTTTCAAGCCGAGCGAAGTGACGCCGCTGAGCACGCTCAAGCTGGCCGAGATATACACCGAGGCAGGTTTGCCGGACGGCGTCTTCAATGTGCTGACCGGCAGCGGCCGCGAAGTCGGCACCTGGCTGACCGAACATGCCGGCATCGAGAAGATTTCGTTCACGGGCGGCACCGCCACCGGCAAGAAAGTCATGGCCAGCGCCTCCAGCTCGACCTTGAAGGACGTGACCATGGAACTGGGCGGCAAGTCGCCGCTGATCGTGTTCGCCGATGCCGACCTGGAGCGTGCCGCCGATGTCGCCGTGATGGCCAATTTCTACAGCTCAGGCCAAGTGTGCACCAACGGCACTCGGGTATTCGTACACAGCTCGATCAAACAGGCATTCGAAGCCAAGGTGCTGGAACGGGTCGCGCGCATCCGTCTCGGCAATCCGCTCGAGATGAACACCAATTTCGGCCCGCTGGTCAGTTTCCCGCATATGGACAGTGTGCTGTCTTACATCGAATCCGGCTTGGCCGAGGGCGCGCGCCTGCTGATCGGCGGCAAGCGCGAAGTCAGCGGCGCCTATGCCAGCGGCGCTTATGTGCAGCCGACCGTGTTCACCGACTGCCGCGACGACATGAAGATCGTGCGCGAAGAAATCTTCGGACCGGTGATGAGCATTCTTTCCTTCGATGAAGAAGACGAAGTCATCCGCCGCGCAAACGACACCGAGTACGGCCTGGCGGCAGGCCTGATGACGGAAAACCTGAGCCGGGCGCATCGCGTCATCCATCAGCTGGAAGCCGGCATCTGCTGGATCAACACCTGGGGCGAATCGGCGGCAGAGATGCCGGTCGGCGGCTACAAGCAATCCGGCGTCGGCCGCGAAAACGGCTTGACCACGCTGGAACACTACACCCGCATCAAATCGATCCAGGTCGAGCTGGGCGCATATACCTCGGTGTTCTGA
- a CDS encoding BCCT family transporter has translation MSAAAAVVAAQPANTTRLNRPVFFSSALLIIAFTIVIIAFPQASTAWLSSAQVTLANSFGWYYMLVVAAYLGFIIWLAVSPYGKIKLGADDEQPAFSYGAWAGMLFSSGIGISLLYFGASEPLTHYLYPPQGAAATPAAASQAMTLTFLHWGLHGWAIYALIAVALGYFAYRHKQPLALRTALYPLLGERVHGAAGHAVDCFGIVVTVLGLVSNLGIGSLQISAGLEHLFGLQNSHSTLLAVIIVMTIVATLAAISGVEVGIRRLSNLNVVLFAGLLIFALSMGPTLHLLNAMIQNLGDYIGNFVGKTFDLYAYDRPSDWLGKWTLFYWAWWISWAPFVGLFIARISRGRTIREVVTGVLLLPLAFTLVWLSVFGNSALDLLINHGATELSRTALEQPAMTMYKLLAHYPFGTAMSGVAIFVGFVLFLTPADSGAVMLANLSVRGSRSDSDADAPHWLRIFWSALIMAVTVGLMFADNISAIQTTIVLASLPFSVVLVLYMVCLMKSLRLEFNPATTAKAVARVARRT, from the coding sequence ATGAGCGCCGCTGCCGCCGTCGTCGCCGCCCAGCCGGCGAACACTACCAGGCTCAACCGCCCGGTCTTTTTCTCGTCAGCGCTGCTGATCATCGCCTTCACCATCGTCATCATCGCCTTCCCGCAGGCATCGACCGCCTGGCTGTCGAGCGCGCAGGTGACCCTGGCCAACAGCTTCGGCTGGTACTACATGCTGGTAGTGGCCGCTTACCTCGGCTTCATCATCTGGCTGGCGGTATCGCCTTACGGCAAGATAAAACTGGGGGCGGACGACGAACAGCCCGCCTTCAGCTACGGCGCCTGGGCCGGCATGCTGTTCTCGTCCGGCATCGGCATCTCCCTGCTGTACTTCGGCGCCTCGGAACCCTTGACGCATTACCTGTATCCGCCGCAAGGCGCGGCGGCAACGCCGGCGGCGGCCAGCCAGGCGATGACGCTGACCTTCCTACACTGGGGCCTGCACGGCTGGGCCATCTATGCCTTGATCGCCGTCGCGCTGGGCTACTTCGCCTATCGCCACAAGCAGCCGCTGGCTTTGCGCACCGCTCTCTACCCGCTGCTCGGCGAGCGCGTCCACGGCGCCGCCGGCCACGCCGTCGATTGCTTCGGCATCGTGGTGACCGTGCTGGGCCTGGTCAGCAACCTCGGCATAGGGTCGCTGCAGATCAGCGCCGGCCTGGAACACCTGTTCGGCTTGCAAAACAGCCACAGCACGCTGCTGGCGGTGATCATCGTGATGACGATAGTGGCGACGCTGGCGGCGATCTCCGGCGTCGAAGTCGGCATCCGCCGCCTGTCGAACCTGAATGTCGTGCTGTTTGCCGGCCTGCTGATTTTTGCGCTGTCGATGGGGCCGACGCTGCACCTGCTGAACGCCATGATCCAGAACCTGGGCGACTACATCGGCAATTTCGTCGGCAAGACTTTTGACCTGTATGCCTATGACCGGCCTAGCGACTGGCTCGGCAAATGGACCCTGTTCTACTGGGCCTGGTGGATTTCCTGGGCGCCATTCGTCGGCCTCTTCATTGCCCGCATCTCGCGCGGCCGCACCATCCGCGAAGTGGTGACCGGCGTATTGCTGCTGCCGCTGGCGTTCACCCTGGTATGGCTGTCGGTATTCGGCAACAGCGCCCTCGACCTGCTGATCAACCACGGCGCTACCGAACTGAGCCGTACCGCGCTGGAGCAGCCGGCCATGACCATGTACAAGCTGCTGGCGCACTACCCGTTTGGCACGGCCATGTCAGGCGTAGCGATTTTCGTCGGCTTCGTGCTGTTCCTGACGCCAGCCGACTCCGGCGCCGTGATGCTGGCCAACTTGTCGGTGCGCGGCAGCCGCAGTGACAGCGATGCCGATGCGCCGCACTGGCTGCGGATTTTCTGGTCGGCGCTGATCATGGCGGTGACGGTCGGCCTGATGTTTGCAGATAACATCAGCGCGATTCAAACCACGATCGTGCTGGCGTCGCTGCCGTTTTCGGTGGTGCTGGTGCTGTACATGGTGTGCCTGATGAAGAGCCTGCGTTTGGAATTCAACCCCGCGACAACGGCAAAAGCCGTGGCGCGAGTGGCCAGACGAACCTAG
- a CDS encoding antibiotic biosynthesis monooxygenase family protein, whose protein sequence is MILELADIRIQPGKQQEFDAAIQRGIEQVISKAKGFAGFKIHKGIESPERYVLTISWETLENHTVDFRESPAFAEWRALVGPFFAVAPTVEHFTLLTQSH, encoded by the coding sequence ATGATTCTCGAATTAGCCGATATCCGCATCCAGCCAGGCAAACAACAGGAATTCGACGCCGCCATCCAGCGCGGCATCGAACAAGTCATCAGCAAGGCCAAAGGATTTGCCGGTTTCAAGATACATAAGGGAATTGAGTCGCCGGAACGTTACGTGCTGACGATTTCCTGGGAAACGCTGGAAAACCATACGGTGGATTTTCGCGAATCGCCGGCATTTGCCGAATGGCGTGCGCTGGTCGGGCCGTTTTTTGCCGTGGCGCCGACCGTCGAGCATTTCACGCTGTTGACGCAATCTCACTGA